The proteins below are encoded in one region of Chroicocephalus ridibundus chromosome 9, bChrRid1.1, whole genome shotgun sequence:
- the CCNB3 gene encoding G2/mitotic-specific cyclin-B3 isoform X1, producing the protein MPRERMPLPRNAKMVSTKHLLAGKVASAVENANPEKPLLQEESCQAKRSPSSPQGGPKKRSAFGDITNAHKNQVVTGKEAMKVASHKAQKAHAALGVAKNNEINLKKSMKKTTPTEAPAKAKEDPVPEERVPAQVPAVEDIDKEQLGDPYANAEYAKDIFEYMRGREEKFVLPDYLKKQPDISGDMRAILVDWMVEVQENFELNHETLYLAVKLVDHYLVEVVIMRDKLQLIGSTAILIASKFEERCPPCVDDFLYICDDAYKREELIAMEMSILSTLKFDINIPIAYRFLRRFAKCARATMETLTLARFLCEMTLQEYDYARESPSKLAASCLLLALTMKNLGGWTPTLEYYSGYRSQDLHPLVKRLNFLLTYQPHDKLKAVRTKYSHRVFFEVAKVTPMDMLKLEEILKSC; encoded by the exons ATGCCGAGGGAGAGGATGCCGTTGCCACGCAATGCTAAGATGGTGAGCACCAAGCATCTCCTAGCAGGCAAGGTGGCCTCTGCTGTGGAGAATGCCAACCCCGAGAAG CCTCTGTTGCAGGAGGAGAGCTGTCAGGCTAAGAGGTCTCCATCCTCACCCCAGGGCGGGCCCAAGAAGAGGTCAGCGTTTGGGGACATCACTAAT GCTCACAAGAACCAGGTGGTAACAGGGAAGGAGGCCATGAAAGTGGCATCACACAAAGCACAAAAGGCCCATGCTGCCCTGGGGGTGGCCAAGAACAATGAGATCAACCTGAAAAA GTCAATGAAGAAAACTACCCCGACAGAAGCTCCTGCAAAGGCCAAGGAGGATCCCGTGCCAGAGGAGAGAGTGCCAGCACAG GTACCAGCAGTAGAGGACATAGATAAGGAGCAGCTGGGTGACCCCTACGCCAATGCAGAGTATGCCAAGGACATCTTCGAATACATGCGGGGAAGAGAG GAGAAATTCGTGCTCCCTGACTACCTGAAGAAGCAGCCAGACATCAGCGGGGACATGCGTGCCATCCTGGTGGACTGGATGGTGGAGGTGCAG GAGAACTTTGAGCTGAACCATGAGACGCTGTACTTGGCTGTGAAGCTCGTGGACCACTACCTGGTGGAGGTGGTGATCATGAGGGACAAGCTGCAGCTCATCGGCTCCACTGCCATCCTCATCGCCTCCAAATTTGAG GAGCGGTGCCCACCGTGTGTGGATGACTTCCTCTACATCTGCGATGACGCTTACAAGCGGGAAGAGCTCATTGCTATGGAGATGAGCATCCTTAGCACCCTCAAGTTCGACATCAACATCCCCATCGCCTACCGGTTCTTGCGGCGCTTTGCCAAG TGTGCCCGTGCCACCATGGAGACTCTGACGCTGGCCCGATTCCTCTGTGAGATGACCCTGCAGGAGTACGACTATGCCCGGGAGAGCCCCTCCAAGCTGGCCGCCAGCTGTCTGCTGCTGGCACTCACCATGAAGAACCTTGGTGGCTGG ACCCCCACACTGGAGTACTACAGCGGGTACCGCTCCCAGGACCTGCATCCCCTGGTGAAGAGGTTGAATTTCCTGCTCACGTACCAGCCCCACGACAAGCTGAAGGCTGTGCGCACCAAGTACTCACACAG GGTTTTCTTTGAGGTCGCCAAAGTCACCCCCATGGACATGCTCAAGCTGGAGGAGATACTGAAGAGCTGCTAG
- the CCNB3 gene encoding G2/mitotic-specific cyclin-B3 isoform X2, translating to MPRERMPLPRNAKMVSTKHLLAGKVASAVENANPEKEESCQAKRSPSSPQGGPKKRSAFGDITNAHKNQVVTGKEAMKVASHKAQKAHAALGVAKNNEINLKKSMKKTTPTEAPAKAKEDPVPEERVPAQVPAVEDIDKEQLGDPYANAEYAKDIFEYMRGREEKFVLPDYLKKQPDISGDMRAILVDWMVEVQENFELNHETLYLAVKLVDHYLVEVVIMRDKLQLIGSTAILIASKFEERCPPCVDDFLYICDDAYKREELIAMEMSILSTLKFDINIPIAYRFLRRFAKCARATMETLTLARFLCEMTLQEYDYARESPSKLAASCLLLALTMKNLGGWTPTLEYYSGYRSQDLHPLVKRLNFLLTYQPHDKLKAVRTKYSHRVFFEVAKVTPMDMLKLEEILKSC from the exons ATGCCGAGGGAGAGGATGCCGTTGCCACGCAATGCTAAGATGGTGAGCACCAAGCATCTCCTAGCAGGCAAGGTGGCCTCTGCTGTGGAGAATGCCAACCCCGAGAAG GAGGAGAGCTGTCAGGCTAAGAGGTCTCCATCCTCACCCCAGGGCGGGCCCAAGAAGAGGTCAGCGTTTGGGGACATCACTAAT GCTCACAAGAACCAGGTGGTAACAGGGAAGGAGGCCATGAAAGTGGCATCACACAAAGCACAAAAGGCCCATGCTGCCCTGGGGGTGGCCAAGAACAATGAGATCAACCTGAAAAA GTCAATGAAGAAAACTACCCCGACAGAAGCTCCTGCAAAGGCCAAGGAGGATCCCGTGCCAGAGGAGAGAGTGCCAGCACAG GTACCAGCAGTAGAGGACATAGATAAGGAGCAGCTGGGTGACCCCTACGCCAATGCAGAGTATGCCAAGGACATCTTCGAATACATGCGGGGAAGAGAG GAGAAATTCGTGCTCCCTGACTACCTGAAGAAGCAGCCAGACATCAGCGGGGACATGCGTGCCATCCTGGTGGACTGGATGGTGGAGGTGCAG GAGAACTTTGAGCTGAACCATGAGACGCTGTACTTGGCTGTGAAGCTCGTGGACCACTACCTGGTGGAGGTGGTGATCATGAGGGACAAGCTGCAGCTCATCGGCTCCACTGCCATCCTCATCGCCTCCAAATTTGAG GAGCGGTGCCCACCGTGTGTGGATGACTTCCTCTACATCTGCGATGACGCTTACAAGCGGGAAGAGCTCATTGCTATGGAGATGAGCATCCTTAGCACCCTCAAGTTCGACATCAACATCCCCATCGCCTACCGGTTCTTGCGGCGCTTTGCCAAG TGTGCCCGTGCCACCATGGAGACTCTGACGCTGGCCCGATTCCTCTGTGAGATGACCCTGCAGGAGTACGACTATGCCCGGGAGAGCCCCTCCAAGCTGGCCGCCAGCTGTCTGCTGCTGGCACTCACCATGAAGAACCTTGGTGGCTGG ACCCCCACACTGGAGTACTACAGCGGGTACCGCTCCCAGGACCTGCATCCCCTGGTGAAGAGGTTGAATTTCCTGCTCACGTACCAGCCCCACGACAAGCTGAAGGCTGTGCGCACCAAGTACTCACACAG GGTTTTCTTTGAGGTCGCCAAAGTCACCCCCATGGACATGCTCAAGCTGGAGGAGATACTGAAGAGCTGCTAG